The proteins below come from a single Eucalyptus grandis isolate ANBG69807.140 chromosome 3, ASM1654582v1, whole genome shotgun sequence genomic window:
- the LOC104436664 gene encoding zinc finger CCCH domain-containing protein 34 isoform X1: protein MSDEARKRNTDCVFFLASPLTCKKGLDCEYRHNEIARLNPRDCWYWLAGNCLNPTCCFRHPPLDTHAEVSSDLHVAPANKISPPCYFYYNGFCNKGDSCTYSHGSDCGRREAICSKQTLKVNNAPSLEMKASTGDEHDANLFSYKESKMTKVTLSEWKITGGDDDSAPAPPLVECHNLSGTSPAGGNLSCLYKEDVKTLLIQDDVQLNHSPQVSISDCKEDAETGSEYTLTAVGLSQSRLHRYPAHGSEGQVEDHSVREEYWESNVPENGESKSLAIQGNQKGFWELDPQYRHFDSHVYEYDSDILAEHEPMYSDAECEYETYDSDDDSHFDHSSNDVRSLSVRFRETVSDIFLQERELPHMELTHDDRHDLDLCRPLRRNNTIDSFSCLPRRHGSFHLNVHRQERLVLGRRMHGRLALVGKNAIESFQDKEKFLDGFRRHGWLRHREMKKFRVHSKEKRLPKRWSHTTKASRKPLSRWRQSAVDSASFTSPKTLAQIKEDKRRAKEIRLQSGGCFNKNSAADFQGPKPLSELLKDKGNANS from the exons ATGAGCGACGAGGCGCGGAAGCGGAACACCGATTGCGTCTTCTTCCTGGCCTCGCCTCTCACCTGCAAGAAG GGGCTTGATTGTGAGTACCGACATAATGAGATCGCGAGGCTGAACCCGAGGGATTGCTGGTATTGGTTAGCTGGAAACTGTCTTAACCCTACTTGTTGCTTCAGACATCCT CCACTGGATACACATGCTGAAGTGTCATCTGATTTACATGTGGCGCCTGCAAATAAGATCAGCCCTCCTTGTTACTTTTATTATAATGGGTTCTGCAACAAAGGTGACAGTTGTACCTATTCTCATGGATCTGACTGTGGTAGACGTGAAGCAATTTGTTCAAAACAAACATTGAAAGTAAACAATGCTCCATCCTTGGAGATGAAGGCATCCACTGGGGATGAACATGATGCCAATTTATTTTCGTATAAAGAATCAAAAATGACAAAAGTGACACTGTCAGAATGGAAGATTACTGGTGGAGATGATGATTCTGCACCAGCACCACCACTAGTGGAATGTCACAACTTGTCAGGAACTTCCCCAGCAGGAGGCAATTTGAGTTGTCTATACAAGGAAGATGTAAAAACTTTATTGATTCAAGATGATGTACAGCTGAATCACTCTCCTCAGGTTTCCATATCTGATTGTAAAGAAGATGCTGAGACTGGGTCTGAATATACGCTTACTGCAGTAGGTCTTTCTCAAAGCAGGTTGCATAGGTACCCCGCTCATGGTTCAGAGGGACAAGTGGAAGACCATTCTGTGAGAGAGGAATACTGGGAATCGAATGTCCCGGAGAATGGTGAATCCAAAAGCTTGGCCATCCAGGGTAATCAAAAGGGTTTCTGGGAACTTGATCCACAGTATAGGCATTTCGATAGCCATGTCTATGAATATGATTCGGATATTTTGGCTGAGCATGAGCCCATGTACTCTGATGCAGAATGTGAATATGAGACTTATGATTCTGACGATGACTCGCATTTTGACCATAGTTCTAATGATGTTCGAAGTTTATCTGTTCGGTTTAGGGAGACTGTCTCAGATATATTCTTACAAGAAAGAGAGTTGCCGCATATGGAACTCACACATGATGACCGCCATGATTTGGATCTCTGTAGGCCCCTTAGGAGAAATAATACAATTGATTCATTTTCCTGTTTACCAAGAAGGCATGGCTCATTTCATCTGAATGTTCATAGACAGGAAAGGCTTGTCCTGGGTCGGAGGATGCATGGAAGATTAGCATTAGTGGGGAAGAATGCCATCGAATCATTCCAAGACAAGGAAAAGTTTCTCGATGGCTTTAGAAGGCATGGTTGGCTCAGGCACAGAGAaatgaaaaagtttagggtacACTCTAAGGAGAAAAGGCTGCCTAAACGTTGGTCTCATACAACGAAAGCTTCAAGAAAACCACTTTCAAGGTGGCGGCAATCTGCTGTGGACTCTGCTTCTTTTACCAGTCCCAAGACTCTTGCACAGATCAAGGAAGATAAGAGGAGAGCTAAAGAGATTCGGCTTCAGTCAGGTGGGTGTTTTAATAAAAACTCGGCGGCAGATTTCCAGGGGCCTAAACCTCTGAGTGAACTTCTGAAGGACAAAGGAAATGCCAATTCATAG
- the LOC104436664 gene encoding zinc finger CCCH domain-containing protein 34 isoform X2, with product MLHRHLFESGRSQPLDTHAEVSSDLHVAPANKISPPCYFYYNGFCNKGDSCTYSHGSDCGRREAICSKQTLKVNNAPSLEMKASTGDEHDANLFSYKESKMTKVTLSEWKITGGDDDSAPAPPLVECHNLSGTSPAGGNLSCLYKEDVKTLLIQDDVQLNHSPQVSISDCKEDAETGSEYTLTAVGLSQSRLHRYPAHGSEGQVEDHSVREEYWESNVPENGESKSLAIQGNQKGFWELDPQYRHFDSHVYEYDSDILAEHEPMYSDAECEYETYDSDDDSHFDHSSNDVRSLSVRFRETVSDIFLQERELPHMELTHDDRHDLDLCRPLRRNNTIDSFSCLPRRHGSFHLNVHRQERLVLGRRMHGRLALVGKNAIESFQDKEKFLDGFRRHGWLRHREMKKFRVHSKEKRLPKRWSHTTKASRKPLSRWRQSAVDSASFTSPKTLAQIKEDKRRAKEIRLQSGGCFNKNSAADFQGPKPLSELLKDKGNANS from the exons ATGTTGCATAGACATCTCTTCGAAAGTGGGCGATCACAG CCACTGGATACACATGCTGAAGTGTCATCTGATTTACATGTGGCGCCTGCAAATAAGATCAGCCCTCCTTGTTACTTTTATTATAATGGGTTCTGCAACAAAGGTGACAGTTGTACCTATTCTCATGGATCTGACTGTGGTAGACGTGAAGCAATTTGTTCAAAACAAACATTGAAAGTAAACAATGCTCCATCCTTGGAGATGAAGGCATCCACTGGGGATGAACATGATGCCAATTTATTTTCGTATAAAGAATCAAAAATGACAAAAGTGACACTGTCAGAATGGAAGATTACTGGTGGAGATGATGATTCTGCACCAGCACCACCACTAGTGGAATGTCACAACTTGTCAGGAACTTCCCCAGCAGGAGGCAATTTGAGTTGTCTATACAAGGAAGATGTAAAAACTTTATTGATTCAAGATGATGTACAGCTGAATCACTCTCCTCAGGTTTCCATATCTGATTGTAAAGAAGATGCTGAGACTGGGTCTGAATATACGCTTACTGCAGTAGGTCTTTCTCAAAGCAGGTTGCATAGGTACCCCGCTCATGGTTCAGAGGGACAAGTGGAAGACCATTCTGTGAGAGAGGAATACTGGGAATCGAATGTCCCGGAGAATGGTGAATCCAAAAGCTTGGCCATCCAGGGTAATCAAAAGGGTTTCTGGGAACTTGATCCACAGTATAGGCATTTCGATAGCCATGTCTATGAATATGATTCGGATATTTTGGCTGAGCATGAGCCCATGTACTCTGATGCAGAATGTGAATATGAGACTTATGATTCTGACGATGACTCGCATTTTGACCATAGTTCTAATGATGTTCGAAGTTTATCTGTTCGGTTTAGGGAGACTGTCTCAGATATATTCTTACAAGAAAGAGAGTTGCCGCATATGGAACTCACACATGATGACCGCCATGATTTGGATCTCTGTAGGCCCCTTAGGAGAAATAATACAATTGATTCATTTTCCTGTTTACCAAGAAGGCATGGCTCATTTCATCTGAATGTTCATAGACAGGAAAGGCTTGTCCTGGGTCGGAGGATGCATGGAAGATTAGCATTAGTGGGGAAGAATGCCATCGAATCATTCCAAGACAAGGAAAAGTTTCTCGATGGCTTTAGAAGGCATGGTTGGCTCAGGCACAGAGAaatgaaaaagtttagggtacACTCTAAGGAGAAAAGGCTGCCTAAACGTTGGTCTCATACAACGAAAGCTTCAAGAAAACCACTTTCAAGGTGGCGGCAATCTGCTGTGGACTCTGCTTCTTTTACCAGTCCCAAGACTCTTGCACAGATCAAGGAAGATAAGAGGAGAGCTAAAGAGATTCGGCTTCAGTCAGGTGGGTGTTTTAATAAAAACTCGGCGGCAGATTTCCAGGGGCCTAAACCTCTGAGTGAACTTCTGAAGGACAAAGGAAATGCCAATTCATAG
- the LOC120291680 gene encoding uncharacterized protein At1g15400-like, translated as MAGLQRSAKSFRRQGSSGLVWDDKFLSEDPLNQTKPNHQQVNRKADRHRELRPSQSKKSIDAAVQQSRSTGSQPCCTVKVESPPLDPPSPRVSSCGLCGIFGKPSTAPQSNSRNKKRKSKNYHARGLNPM; from the coding sequence atggcTGGTTTGCAAAGGTCTGCAAAATCATTCAGGAGACAAGGATCATCGGGTCTGGTGTGGGATGACAAGTTCTTGTCAGAAGACCCCTTGAATCAAACGAAGCCTAACCATCAACAGGTCAACCGGAAAGCCGACCGCCACAGAGAGCTACGGCCATCCCAGAGCAAGAAGTCGATTGATGCTGCGGTGCAGCAGAGCAGATCCACCGGCAGTCAGCCCTGCTGCACTGTCAAGGTCGAGTCTCCACCGCTGGACCCGCCTTCTCCGAGAGTCTCCAGCTGTGGACTTTGCGGCATCTTTGGCAAGCCATCCACTGCCCCTCAGTCAAACTCGAGAAACAAGAAGCGCAAATCAAAGAATTACCATGCACGGGGTCTGAACCCTATGTAA
- the LOC104436665 gene encoding uncharacterized protein LOC104436665, which translates to MFKEMISKKNHLHLKCLNHISMQCRSVEESINFYCNVLGFVPIRRPSSFDFDGAWLFNYGIGIHLIKSEDLDGLPEVGQINPKDRHISFQCESMETVEKKLREMKIEFVNGQVVEGGIAVDQLFFHDPDGLMIEVCNCENIPVVALDDDGDAI; encoded by the exons ATGTTTAAGGAAATGATCAGCAAGAAGAACCATCTGCATTTGAAGTGCTTGAATCACATATCAATGCAGTGCCGGTCCGTCGAAGAGTCTATCAATTTCTATTGCAACGTCCTCGGTTTTGTTCCCATTCGAAGGCCTAGTTCGTTTGACTTCGATGGTGCTTG GCTATTCAACTATGGGATCGGCATTCATCTGATCAAATCCGAGGACCTGGATGGACTGCCGGAAGTCGGTCAAATCAATCCCAAAGACAGGCACATTTCTTTCCAG TGCGAAAGCATGGAAACGGTGGAGAAGAAGCTGAGGGAGATGAAGATAGAGTTCGTGAACGGCCAAGTGGTGGAAGGCGGTATCGCCGTCGATCAGCTCTTCTTCCATGACCCTGATGGCTTGATGATCGAGGTCTGCAACTGTGAGAACATCCCGGTGGTTGCACTTGACGACGATGGAGATGCCATTTGA